CAAAAAATATATGAAGTTGGTCCTGTTATGGCTGAGTGTATTGTAAACTTTTTCAAACAGCCAAAGACAAAAGAACTTATAGAAAAACTCAAACAAGCAGGTGTCAATATGAAAGAAGAGGTTCGTAGGGGTGAATTTATTCGCTCGCTTGAAGGTAAAACATTCGTTTTCACGGGAGAACTGAAAAATTTTTCAAGGACTGAAGCAGAAGCAAAAGTACGAGAATTAAGCGGGAATGCTACTTCATCAGTCAGCAAAAAAACTGATTTTGTAGTTGCCGGCGAAAATCCGGGTTCAAAATATGAGAAAGCCAAAAAAGTAGGTGTAAAAATAATCTCAGAAGAAGAATTCTTGAAAATGATAAAATAATGGGTAAAATTATTTTTGGGGCAGTCATTTTAATACTTTTGTATGAATTCTATCCACAAATGGTAAAATTTGTCAAACAATGTTTTCCATCACTGTTTGTTAAAAAATCGTGGAAATTTAACATCTGGTATTATATTGATTTCAGGAAATTAATATTCACAATAATTGGTATTGTATTGATATGGCGGGTTTTTAAAACAGTTAAAATTCCTGATATATCTTGGTTTCCTACGAAACCTTTTTTGATGAAAATAATGGAATGTGTTATCTACTTTACACTGCTGAATTTTTTATTCAACTATGAAAGTGGTTTATTCTCAGTTTTCAGACATCCATTCATTACAAAAGTTAAACGACTTGTTAACTGGTTTATCTTTCTGTATCTGATAATTGGTACTTATCCATATGCTGATATAGTTACAAAAAGAGTTAAAATGTCATTTACGAAATCACAACCGAAAACACAACAGAAAATAGATACACAGAAACTGTATGAGACAGAATTCCCGATTCTTAAAAAAATAGACGAAACATTAAAATAAAGTGGCTATGTCGCTCTCCATGGTGGGTCATTGCGAGTGAAACGAAGCAATCTTGGTTCGGATTTGCACGACTGATAAGCAAGATTACTACACCACAATTATCGTCGGGGCTCGCAATGACAAATTGAATATTGTGTATTGTAATTTCTTGTTATTGGTTGGAATTTTTCTTAATATGAACAATGTCTATGCAGAAGTTAAACAGGTAGAACAGAATCTTAAAAAACATGTAATACATCTTGCTAAAGATATTGGAGAACGAAATTATGTTCAATATAAAAATCTTGAGACAGCAGCGGACTATATTTTTGCTGAGTTCAAAAAATATGGGTATGAACCATATAACCAGTTTTATACTATAGAAAAAGGCGATTTAGTAAAACGGAAAAGATATAGAAATGTTATTGCTGAGAAAAAAGGAAATAGTGAGATTATCGTTATCGGTGCACATTACGATTCTGTTCTGGGCTCTCCAGGCGCTGATGATAACGCCTCAGCAGTAGCAGGATTGCTTGAGATTGCAAGATTGCTAAAAAATATCAATACAAAACGAACAATACAATTTGTTGCATTCACAAATGAAGAGCCACCGTTTTTTTATACAGAGAATATGGGCTCAAGAGTTTTTGCACGTGAAGCAAGAAAGAATAATGAAAAAATTGTAGCGATGATTACACTTGAGATGATAGGATATTATACAGACAAGAAACAGAAATATCCGTTATTTTTAGGGCTTTTCTACCCAGATAAAGGGAATTATATCGGCATTGTAAGTGATATATTTTCGTATAGGATTGCAATAAAAATAAAAAGGTATTTCAAACAACATTCTGCTTTCCCTGTTCAGATGCTTATCGCACCACGAACTTTTTCAGCAATAAATTTATCTGATAACTCATCTTTCTGGATATACGGCTATAAAGCAGTGATGATTACAGATACCGCATATTTCAGAAACCCGAATTATCATAGTGAATATGATTTACCTGAAACACTTAATTACAAAAGTATGGCTGAAGTCGTTGATGGTTTATCTAAAGCGGTTCTGGAGTTAGTTAATGAATAGAATAATTTTAAGTGTGTTTTTTATTCTCTGCTTGTTTTCGTGTAAGACAAATTCTATATCAGATAGAAAAAGTGTAGACGATACAGATAGATACTACAAAGCAAGCGTAGCAATGGTGGAAACACAACTCAAAACACGAGATATTACGGACAAAAAAGTTTTACAGGCAATGCTAAAAGTGGAACGGTATAAATTTGTTCCAAAACAATATCAAAAAAATGCATATGACGATACTCCTTTACCAATTGGCTATGGTCAGACGATTTCACAACCTTATATTGTAGCATTGATGACACAATTATTGAACCTCAAGGGTAATGAAAAAGTTTTAGAAATAGGAACGGGTTCAGGATATCAAGCAGCGATATTAGCAGAATTGTGCAAAAATGGTGGAGCGGTTTATACGATAGAAATCATTCCTGAACTCGGAAAAGGCGCTGAAAAACTGTTAAATACTATGGGATATAAAAATATCTCCGTAAAAATAGATGATGGATATCTTGGCTGGCCGGAATATGCACCTTTTGATGGGATAATAGTAACCTGCGCACCTGACGAAATTCCACAACCATTAATTGACCAACTCAAAGACAGCGGAAAAATGGTAATACCAGTAGGCGAGTTTTGGCAGGAACTGATACTGGTTAAAAAAATTAAAGGAAAAATTATCAAAAAAAGTATAATCCCTGTAAGATTCGTTCCGATGATTAGAAAAGAATAACTATGTCTAAAAAATTATGATTAACTTCGGAGTAAGTTTGCAAAAACAGAAATTATTAGAAGAAAAAATGCAAAAATTAGGTATCTATGAAAAAGATATTATAGAAAGCTTTATTCGGTCAGGTGGTAAAGGTGGACAATATCTCAATAAAGTATCTACCTGCGTTTATCTAAAACATCTACCAACAGGTATTGAGATAAAATGTCAAAAAGAAAGGTCGCAACTTTTGAACCGTTTTATCGCAAGACGAATACTTGTAAATAAAATTGAACAAACAATTTTAGGCAAACAAAGTGAAGAACAACAACGGATAGCAAAAATCAGACGACAAAAAAGAAAACGTTCTAAACGGGCAAAAGAAAAGATTTTAAGAGATAAACAATTCCAATCGTTAAAAAAAGAAATGAGAAAAAAAATAATAAATTATGAGTAATGTGTATTTTTCAAAAATTATTTCGCAGGATAAAATAAAGAAACTTTTAGAAAAAGTTGGATTTTCAAGTTTTATTTCTAAAAACGACCTTGTCGCAATAAAAATCCATTTCGGTGAAAAAGGGAACCAAGGATATATAAAACCTGAATTTGTAAAACCAATAGTTGAAATGGTAAAACTGCTCGGTGGAAAACCGTTTTTAACAGACGCTAATACGATTTACAAGGGAGCAAGAGCAGATGCAGTCAGCCATTTTAATACAGCAATTGAACATGGGTTCGGTAGTTGTGACTGCCCAATAATAATCGCAGATGGGTTGCGTGGAAATTCTTATGTAGATGTCGCTGTTAATCTTAAACATTTTCAAAAAGTAAAAATTGCAACGGATATTTACTACGCCGATAAAATTGTTTTTCTCACGCATTTCAAAGGACACGAAATTTCTGGGTTTGGTGGAGCATTAAAAAATATCGGTATGGGTTGCGGTTCCCGACAAGGCAAATATGAGATGCATAATTCAATAAAACCAAATATAAAAATTGAAAATTGTATTGGGTGTGGAACTTGTATAAAATGGTGCCCATCAGGTGCATTGAAACTTGTAAATAAAAAAATTATAATGAACAAAGAAGTTTGTATTGGTTGTGGAGAGTGCATCTTATCCTGTGAACAGCATACTATAAAAATACCATGGAATGAATCTACAAAAAATGCACAGGAAAAAATTGTGGAATATGCTTTAGGTGTCTTAAAAAATAAAAAAGCGATTTACATAAATTTCCTGAACTACATTACAAAATTCTGCGATTGCTATGAGACAAAAGAAAACCCATTGATTGACGATATAGGAATTTTATCTTCCGACAACCCCGTCGCTATTGATATGGCATCAGTTGAACTGGTTAATAAAAAATTTGGGGCTGATTTTTTCAAACATATATTCCCAGATATTGATTGGTCGGTACAATTGGAATATGCCGAAAAACTTGGTCTTGGAATGAGAAAATACGAACTTACACAACTATAATTAGCTAATTTCGTAATTAGCAAATTAGCTAATTTGCTAATATTAGAAAGGAGGAATATGCCACTTTTAGTGAAAATTTTTAAAGCTGTAGCGAACGAAAAAAGGATTAAAATTTTAGAACTTCTACACAAGAAGAAAAAAGTATGTTTGCCTGAAATTAAACGTATGCTTAGGGTTTCAAAACCAACGGCATGTCGTCATTTAAAAGTATTAGAACATGTAAACATAATTAGTTCCTTACGACAGAAAAGAAAAATTTATTTTATCTTAAATCCTAAACGTGTCTTGCGGTTCAATAGAAAAATCTTAAAAATGATTAAGCAGCAGAGAAAAAGATAAATGAAATTTATTGTTGATAGAATGCTTGGACGTTTGGCAAAATGGCTTCGGCTTTTGGGGTATGATACTGTTTATTATACAGGCAGCTCGGATAAAGAACTTGTTTTTGAAAGTATAAGGCAGCAACGAATTCTTTTAACAAGAGATACTGGTATTTCAAAAAAAAAACCAATAAAAATTATAGTTATAAAAAGTGGGAATTATTTTGAGCAGATTGAACAACTGAAGTCCGAATTAAATTTGAAAATTGATAAACCTGAGATTTTTACACGATGTATTGAATGTAATACACCTCTTGATAAAATTGAGAAAGATAAAGTTAAAGATAAGGTTCCGTTATTTATTTTTCAAACACATAATGATTTTTTTTACTGCCTTAATTGCAAAAAAATTTACTGGCAGGGTTCGCATATAAAACTTGCACAGGAGTTAATCAAAAAATGGCAATAAAAGAAAAATCAACAAATTATCAAAAAGCACAAAAATATGCTTTCTGGCTGTTAGCCAGACGAAATCATTCTGAAAAGGAAATACGAGAAAAAATCGGAAGAAATTATGACGAAAACGTTGTTGAAAAAGTAATAGAAAAACTAAAAATTCTGAAACTGATAAATGATGAAAAATTTGCAAAAGAATGGACTGAATATCGTTTAAGAAATAATAAGAGTAAAAATTTTATACTGCGGGAACTTAACAGAAAAGGTATAACACATGAAATGGCTGCTACTATATTAAACTCGTTTTCAATAGATGAAACGGAAGTAGCATACAAGATAATAAGAAATAAACTTCCAAGATATAAAAAACTTGAACCGCTGAAAGCAAAAAATAAAATATACCAATTTCTTACAAGGAAAGGATTTGATTACGATACCATTGAACAGGTTGTAAATAGATTAGGAAAGGAGAATTCAGATGAGACCGATTAAAACTACATTAATAAGCGTATCCGACAAATCAGGAATTATTGAGTTTGCAAAAGCATTACAAAAACAAAATGTAAAAATCATCTCAACTGGTGGTACTGCAAGAATCCTAAAAGATGCTATGATTCCAGTCGTGACGGTTGATGAAACAACTGGCTTCCCGGAAATTCTTGATGGTAGGGTAAAAACTTTACATCCTAAAATCCATGCAGGTATTCTTGCAAAAAGAACCAAAAAACATCTTACCGAGTTAAAAAAACTTGGTATAGATACGATTGATATGGTTGTTGTCAATCTTTATCCATTTGAACAAAAACCTTCTATTGAAAACATAGATATTGGCGGAGTTGCTCTTCTTCGTGCAGCAGCAAAAAATTTTGAGAATGTAGTAGTGGTCTGTGATCCGACAGATTATTATCACATTATCGCTAATATGAAAATGGGAAAAATAGATTTTGTATTCAGAAAACAACTTGCAGCAAAAGCGTTTAGGCATATTGCATATTATGACGCTGTTATTTCCAATTTTTTTACAGATGAACCTTTTCCTGAAAAAATATCAATTGGACTTAAAAAACTTCAAGAACTGCGATACGGCGAAAATCCACATCAGAAAGCAGTAATATATCAGAAGTCACCCGCCTGCCATCAGTCGGGCAGGGAAGTCAGAAGTCAGAAGTCAGAAATAAAACAATTACAAGGGAAAGAACTTTCGTATAATAATTATTTAGATTTAGATTCTGCATTTAATCTTGTTTGTGAATTCCAAAAGCCATCATGTGTGATTGTAAAACATAACAACCCTTGCGGGGTTGCAACCGCTAAAACTATCTTTAATGCATACAAAAATGCACTCGCTTGTGACCCTGTATCTGCATTCGGTGGAATTGTTGCCTTCAATAAAACTGTTGATGTAGAAACTGCAAAAAAAATAATAAAAATCTTTACAGAATGCGTAATCGCACTGAATTATTCAAAAGATGCGCTAAAAATATTTTCTCAGAAACAGAATTTACGTGTTTTATCTTTTCGTGTTTCCGCAAACACGAAAAGTTCAATATGTGGGTTTCGCAGTGTATTCAATGATAAAATACTTGTTCAAGAAAGAGATAATAAAATTTTTGATAAATTAAAAATTGTGACAAAAAGAAAACCAACAAAACAGGAATTGGAATCATTAAAATTTGCTTTTACCGTCGCAAAACATGTAAAATCAAATGCTATTGTTCTTGTTAGAGGCACTCAAACGGTAGGTATCGGTGCAGGTCAAATGTCCAGAATAGATGCCCTGCATATAGCAACCATGAAATTGAATTCAATCCCCAATCCCCAATCCCCAATCCCCAATCTCTCTTTGGTTCTTGCTTCCGACGCTTTCTTTCCATTTCGTGATGTCGTTGATGCGGCATCAAAAATCGGTGTCGGCGCGATAATTCAGCCTGGTGGCTCGCTTAACGATAAAGATTCAATCAAAGCATGTAACGAGCATAAAATTTCAATGGTATTCACAGGAATACGTCATTTCCGACATTAAAGTTAATTCTTTACAGATTACTCAATATTTTGAGTAATCTGTTGACATTTAGAAAATAATTTTGTATTATTGAACTATGAAAAAATATATCCGTAAACAGTTATATGACGAATTATGGAAGGCATTAACAGGAAAGATTAATTTGATTCAAGCGGTAATCGGCCCTAGACAGGTTGGTAAAACTACGCTGGCTTTACAGATATTTGACAATTGGAAATATCCAAAAATTTACGAAACAGCCGATCAGCCAAATATACCTACAGTTAGCTGGATAACTGATAAATGGCAGAATGCAAGAAATTTATGTAAAAAAACCAAACAACCCGTGCTATTAATTTTAGATGAAGTTCAAAAAATTCCAAAATGGAGCGAAGTTGTAAAAAAATTGTATGATGAAGATAAAAGATTACATAATAATAATCATGTTTTATTATTGGGCTCATCGGCACTATTGATGCAGCGCGGATTAACAGAGAGTTTGGCTGGCCGCTTTGAATTACACAGGCATAATCAATGGTCTTTTTCTGAATGTAAAGAATGTTTTTCATTAAGTTTAGATGAATATATTTATTTCGGTGGATATCCTGGGGCGCTTTTATTAATTGAAGATGAAAACAGATGGGCAAATTATATGCGGGAATCACTTATTGAACCAGTGTTATCAAAAGATATAATTCTATCTACACCCATTACGAAGCCTGTACTGATGAGACAATCGTTTGGATTAGCTGTAAATCATGCTGCACAGATTGTGAGTTATCAGAAAATGCTTGGCACATTACAGGACGCCGGCAACACTACAACCATTGCCTCATACCTCAATTTAATGTCTAAGGCATTTCTTTTAACACCGTTAGAAAGATGGAGCGGTGCAAGAATAAGGAGAAGAGGGTCTATTCCTAAAATATTAGTATATGATAACGGGTTGAGCACCTCTATGGCTGGAGTGAAATTCAATACAGCCAAAAAAGATAAAATGTTTTGGGGACGATTGGTTGAAAATTCTATTGGTGCAAGATTGTATTTTATTTTTAACAAGTTGGGAGGCGAGATATATTACTGGCGAGAAAGGAACAACGAAGTTGATTATGTGACAAGATTAGGAGATAAAATAATAGGATTTGAAATTAAATCAGGTAGACTTGATAAAAATCCTGCTGCGTTATTATTATTTAAAAGAAAATATAAAAATTCAAAAACTGTAATTATATCCAATTCAAAAGAGCTAACAGTTAATTCTGAAAAAAACATAAATATAAATGAATTTTATAAGAATCCCGAAAAATATATTATTGAACTTTGAACGCTGACAGAATGACATAATCTCTGCCTGCAACGAGCATAAAATCTCAATGGTATTCACAGGTATGCGTCATTTCAGACATTGAAAACGATAAGATGTTATGGACAACTATAAATTAAACCAGCATCCTGTAAAACGAAGTTTAAGATATTCATTCATAGATGGTTGTTTTTTCTCTGTAATGTTTGGGTTTGGTGATACATATTTGAATCCTTATATCATCGCATTAAAAGCAACACCACAAGAAGTTGGTCTACTCACATCATTACCGGGGTTCGCTTCAAGCATTCTTCAATACAAGACACCAGATATCACAAAACTTTGGGGTAGAAAAAGAACAATGGTGACATCTGTGTTTCTTCATGCATTGATGTGGCTACCGATACTTTTAATACCATTTATATTTCAAACAAAACTTGCATTATGGTTAGTCGGTTTCGTTACGCTTTATACTATGTTTACAGGTTTAGGTGGACCGGCATGGGCAAGTATAATGACACAATATATTCCTAATCAATCAAGGGGGAAATATTTTAGTTTCAGAAACAAATGGCTTGGTAGTATTACGCTAATTTCAAGTTTTATTGCTGGTATAATTCTATGGCTGATGAATAAAAAAAGTATTTATGGCTTCACAATAATTTTTTCAATAGCGTTTCTGTGCAGGTTCATAAGTTGGTATTTTATTACAAAATATTACGAGCCCAAGATACATACTCCAAAAGAGGCAGAATTTGGATTAAAAGATTTTTTGATACGATTCAAAGAAAGCAATTTTGTTAAGTTTGTGTTATATGTTGCATTCACTTCTTTTGCTGTTTATTTAGCTGCACCGTTTTTTGCTGTATATATGTTGAGAGAACTGAAATTTGATTACTTATCGTTTGTAGTTATAAATACAACTTTGACAATCACTATGTTACTTACACTATCAACCTGGGGAAATCATGCTGATAAAGTTGGCAATATGTCGGTAATACGACTTGCTGGCTTTATGTTACCATTTTTACCTGTGTTATGGCTTTTTTCTACATCAAAAATATATCTTGTTTGTATAAATGCATTGGCAGGTTTCGCATGGGCTGGGTTCAATCTCGCTGTCTCTAATTTCATTTTTGATGCTGTATCTCCAGAAAAACGTGTTCGGTGTATATCGTATTTTAACCTGATAAACGGTACAGGAGTATGTCTTGGTGCGTTAATAGGCGGGTTTGTAATACCTCATCTACCTCAAACTTTTGGAAGTAAGATTCTAACAGTATTTGTAATTTCTGGTATTTTAAGATTTGTTGCTCAAATAACTTTACTGCCTAAAGTAAAAGAAGTGCGGAAAACAGTATCTGTAAAAAGTAAGGACCTCTTTTTCAGTGTGCTTGGCATAAAACCAATTATCGGTATCCCACAAGATACTATAAGAATTGAATAGATTTTTAGAAGGAATTTTTATAAAATAGATGTACTTTATGACCACGAATGAAATCAGGAAGAAATTCCTGAAATTTTTTGAGACTAAAAACCATACAATTTTTAAGAGCGACTCGCTTGTGCCTTCATCAGACCCGACACTACTTTTTACAATTGCAGGAATGGTACAATTCAAAAATTATTTTCTCGGGACACAGAAACTAAAATCAAAATACCAGAGAGCATCATCGGTCCAGAAATGTTTCAGAACTTCAGATATAGAAAAGGTAGGATATACAAAGAGGCATCTAACATTTTTTGAGATGCCTGGTAATTTCTCTTTTGGTGATTATTTCAAAAAAGAAGCGATTGAATGGGCTTGGGAATTTTTGACAAAGGAGTGCGGCATTAATGCCGCACTACTGTATGCAACCGTCTATAAAGATGACGATGAAGCATTTACAATCTGGCAAAAAATTATTTTAAAAGAAAAAATTGTAAAATTAAAAGAAGACACAAATTTCTGGGAAATGGGAGATACAGGTCCTTGTGGACCTTGCTCTGAAATTTTCTATGATACCGGTATTGAAAACAGTTGTGGAAAGCCAACCTGTGGTCCTGGTTGTGATTGCGATAGATTTATTGAAGTATGGAATCTTGTTTTTACACAATTTGATAAACAGCCCGATGGCACACTTAAAAATCTTCCTCAAAAAAATATAGATACTGGTATGGGTCTTGAAAGACTTACAGCTATAATTCAGAATGTTAATACATTTTTTGAAACTGATGAGTTTATAAAAATTATAGATTTTATTGAAAACATTTCAAATAATAAAAATGATGTTTCAACAAAAATTATTGCTGATCATTGCCGTGCAATCACACTTCTTATTTCTGATGGGATTCTGCCTTCCAATGAAGGAAGGGGTTATGTCTTAAGAAGAGTTCTAAGAAGAGCATTAACTCATGGAAGGAAACTAAATCTTGTAAAACCTTTTCTCTACAAAATCTGTGGAGAAGTTATTGGGATAATGAAACAAGTATATCCCGAATTGATTTCTCATCTGGAATATATAGCACGGGTTGTAAAAATGGAAGAAGAAAAATTTCTACAAACACTTGAACATGGTATAGAGATTCTTGAGGACTTGAAGAAAACGAAACAAAAAATTTCCGGAAAAGATGCGTTCGTTTTATACGATACTTACGGCTTTCCACTTGATTTAACAAAAGAACTTCTGGCTGAATCCGAAATTTTTATAGATGAACAAGGATTTGAAGAAGAAATGGCGAAACAAAAAACTCGTTCTAAAACTGCCTGGAAAGGTTCAGGAGATAAAGATATGGGTAATTATTATGAACTTCAAAAAAAATTCGGGAACACTGTTTTCAAAGGTTATGATGAAACAAAAATTACAACTGAAATTGTTGCAATTGTAAAATATGGGAAAGTAGTTGATACTGCAAAAGAAAACGATACTGTTGAAATTATTCTGAAAGAAACACCTTTTTATGGTGAGAGCGGTGGACAAGTGGGAGACACCGGCAAATTAAAAATTAAAAATGAAAAATTAAAAATTGAAAACGAAGCGGAAATTGTTGATACGCAGAAACCTGTTGAAAATCTTATAATTCATAAGGCAAAAATAGTGAAGGGTATTTTGAAAACTGATGATACTGTTGAAGCAGAAATTGATGAGACCAGACGACAAAATATAATGAGAAATCATACCGCAACACATCTTTTGCATAAGGCATTAAGAAAAATTGTTGGAACACATATTGTTCAACGGGGTTCACTTGTTGCTGATGATAGGCTCAGATTTGATTTCTCTCATCCGGCACAACTTAAAAAAGAAGAACTGGATTTGATAGAAAAATATGTTAATGAAAAAGTTTTAGAAAACTTAAAAATTACAACAAAAATCACAACGGTAGATGATGCCAAAAAAATAGGTGCGATGGCTCTGTTCGGTGAAAAATACGGCGAGAAAGTTCGCTGTATAACTATCGGCGAGGAATCATCACCTGAAAGTATAGAACTCTGTGCAGGAACCCATTGTAAATCAACCGGTGAAATGGGGCAGCTTATAGTTTTATCAGAAAGCAGTATCGGTAGCGGTTTGCGGCGAATAGAAGCAATTACCGGAATCTCGGCATACAACTTTATGAAAAACCAGCGGGAAACGATTGACGAAATCGCAGAGATATTGAAATCATCCAGAACAGAAATTATTCCGAAACTTCAAAAACTATCAGACGATAAAAAGAAACTTGAAAAGGACGTTTCCAAAATGCCAAAAATACAAGAAAACGATTTGCTAAAAAATATCAAAGAAATCAGCAATGTAAAACTGCTAGCTGTAAAAATAGAAACATCAGCCATAGATGAAATGAGAAGCATTTCAGACAATCTGAAAAACAAAATCAAATCGGGCATTGTGGTATTGGGTTCTGTTATTGACGACAAACCGACGATAATTGTATCTGTTACAAAAGACCTCACGGCTAAATTTGATGCACGGAATATAGTGAAAGAATTATCAAAGATTATCGGTGGTGGCGGCGGTGGCAGGTCTGATATGGCACAGGCAGGTGGAAAAGATGTCTCAAAACTAGACGAAGCAATTGCATCAGTTGAAAAGATAATAAGAACGAAACCACAGATGAACCCCCGATAGCACCATTCGGGGGCAGGCTCTGATGAACACAGATAAACATAAAAAAATCATAGTTGTCTTTTTAGCAGGGCTATTGTCAAGCCCTTTTTTCTTTTATTCAAGATGGCAGGATGTTGATTTCTGGGGACATCTTTTTTTCGGCAAACAAATCGTTGAGACAAAAACTATCCCTAAAACTGATTGCTATTCATATACTGCTTTCGGGAACAAATGGATAGACCACGAATGGCTATCAGAAATTGTTTTTTATTTCATCTATAAAAAAGCCAGCGATAAGGGCTTGATATTTCTGAAAATTACTGTTGGTTTCTTCACAAGTATTTTTTTGTTTTTGACATTGCTTAATTATTCTCAAAATTATAGAATAGTTTTACCGCTTTATCTTTTTTCTTTATCGCTGATTTATCTAGGAGCGTCTTTTAGGCCACAGATATTCTCATATCTTTATCTTGCAATTACTGGATTTCTAATTCATTCATACATAAAAACTCAAAATATAAAATCTCTGTATGCTCTGCTAGTAATACTGATTTTATGGGCAAATTCGCATGGTGGTTTTATCGTCGGCGTGATTTTATCAGTATTGATTTTAACAGATCTATCAATAAAAAAACATCTTCTGTATCTAATAATGATTCCACTGGTAACACTGATAAATCCATATCATATCGGTTTATGGAAAACTGTATTTGCCGCATTAACAAATCCATTAACTCCAAAATATATCGGTGAATGGAGTGCCTTTAATATCGCGGATTTTTCAATCTTCGGTTATGTATTCGTATTTTTATCTGTGATTTCCGTTTCTGTTTTTATTTTGCTTATAGCCCAAAAACGATACCTATCTGCTTTAATAGTTATTCTAACTATTGTCTTATCTTACAGGTCTGTAAGGCATATTCCTATTGGTGCAATTATTATCGCTCCATTTCTTATACCATTTTTTCAAAGTATCAGAAAAAAATTTACATATCTAATTATTACTGCATTTTCATTATTACCGTTTCTTTTGATTTTGTTTCTTTCAATACAAAACCCGAGTTTAAAAATTCTTTCAGAAAATAAGTTCCCCGAAGGCACTATGAAATTTATCACTGAAAAAAATCTTTCAGGCAATATCTATAATGAATTTAACTGGGGGGAGTATCTGATATGGAATCTTTACCCGCAGTGCAAAGTTGCAATTGATGGCAGGTATGATACAGTTTATCCGATTGCTTTTCTTAAAAACTTTTTTGAAAAATTTGAGATACCTGAAAACACCGATTTTCTGCTTCTGAAACCATCAAGAATAGTAGATATAAAAAAATGGCGGGTTATCTATACAGACATGTTCTCAATCTTTTACAAAAAAAGTACTTGACAAATTGCAGGTTTTTTGTTATACTTTCACCAGAGGTAAAAAAATGACTGTCATTGCGAGTGAAACGAAGCAATCTCATACTGTCATTCCCGAGTGCTTTTATCGGGAATCCATAGATGTCGCCTCTGTTAGTAACTCCAAAATTTTTCGGGGGGGGGTAAAAACAATTTAAAATTAAAAATTAAAAAT
This Elusimicrobiota bacterium DNA region includes the following protein-coding sequences:
- the alaS gene encoding alanine--tRNA ligase; its protein translation is MTTNEIRKKFLKFFETKNHTIFKSDSLVPSSDPTLLFTIAGMVQFKNYFLGTQKLKSKYQRASSVQKCFRTSDIEKVGYTKRHLTFFEMPGNFSFGDYFKKEAIEWAWEFLTKECGINAALLYATVYKDDDEAFTIWQKIILKEKIVKLKEDTNFWEMGDTGPCGPCSEIFYDTGIENSCGKPTCGPGCDCDRFIEVWNLVFTQFDKQPDGTLKNLPQKNIDTGMGLERLTAIIQNVNTFFETDEFIKIIDFIENISNNKNDVSTKIIADHCRAITLLISDGILPSNEGRGYVLRRVLRRALTHGRKLNLVKPFLYKICGEVIGIMKQVYPELISHLEYIARVVKMEEEKFLQTLEHGIEILEDLKKTKQKISGKDAFVLYDTYGFPLDLTKELLAESEIFIDEQGFEEEMAKQKTRSKTAWKGSGDKDMGNYYELQKKFGNTVFKGYDETKITTEIVAIVKYGKVVDTAKENDTVEIILKETPFYGESGGQVGDTGKLKIKNEKLKIENEAEIVDTQKPVENLIIHKAKIVKGILKTDDTVEAEIDETRRQNIMRNHTATHLLHKALRKIVGTHIVQRGSLVADDRLRFDFSHPAQLKKEELDLIEKYVNEKVLENLKITTKITTVDDAKKIGAMALFGEKYGEKVRCITIGEESSPESIELCAGTHCKSTGEMGQLIVLSESSIGSGLRRIEAITGISAYNFMKNQRETIDEIAEILKSSRTEIIPKLQKLSDDKKKLEKDVSKMPKIQENDLLKNIKEISNVKLLAVKIETSAIDEMRSISDNLKNKIKSGIVVLGSVIDDKPTIIVSVTKDLTAKFDARNIVKELSKIIGGGGGGRSDMAQAGGKDVSKLDEAIASVEKIIRTKPQMNPR